Proteins encoded in a region of the Ancylobacter sp. SL191 genome:
- a CDS encoding DUF488 family protein, translated as MASVPLFTIGYEQVSSAAVLDTLAGAGVDLLVDVRAVAASRRAGFSKSHLAAGVSERGIGYLHLRGLGTPAEGRQAARSGHYGELRRIYDAHLATPTAQEQLDELTELVRAGRRVCVLCFERHPEHCHRQMVADLVCERVGAPIEHLFAPPV; from the coding sequence ATGGCATCGGTTCCGCTCTTCACCATCGGCTACGAACAGGTCTCCTCCGCCGCCGTGCTCGACACGCTGGCGGGCGCGGGGGTCGACCTTCTGGTGGATGTGCGAGCGGTCGCCGCCTCGCGCCGTGCCGGCTTCTCGAAAAGCCATCTCGCCGCCGGCGTCTCCGAACGCGGCATCGGCTATCTGCACCTGCGCGGGCTCGGCACCCCGGCCGAGGGCCGGCAGGCGGCGCGCAGTGGCCATTATGGCGAGCTGCGTCGCATCTACGACGCCCACCTCGCCACGCCGACGGCGCAGGAGCAGCTCGACGAGCTGACCGAACTGGTGCGCGCCGGACGCCGGGTCTGCGTCCTCTGTTTCGAGCGGCACCCCGAGCATTGCCACCGCCAGATGGTGGCGGACCTTGTGTGCGAGCGCGTCGGCGCGCCCATCGAACATCTGTTCGCCCCGCCGGTGTGA